The window CGTCGGCGACGCGGTCGTAGTGCCGCCGGATCGCCGTCATCAGCACGAAGATGGCCACCATCGCCGCGATCGCGATCCACGCGCCGAGCAGGAACTTGGTGATGAGCACGATCACCAGCACGACGCCGGTGCACGTGAGGCCGACCGCGTTGACGGTCTGGGAGCGCCGCATCCGCCGCCGCTTGGCGGGGTCGGTTTCCTTGGCCAGCAACCGGTTCCAGTGCCGGATCATGCCGGCCTGGCTCACCGTGAACGACACGAACACGCCCACGATGTACAGCTGGATGAGCCGGGTCACCTCGGCGTCGAACGCGATGATCAGCACCAGCGCGAACGCCGCCAGGAACAGGATCCCGTTGGAGAACGCCAGCCGGTCGCCGCGCGTGTGCAGCTGCCGCGGCAGGTAGCGGTCCTGCGCCAGGATCGAGCCCAGCACCGGGAAGCCGTTGAACGCGGTGTTCGCGGCCAGCAGCAGGATGATGCCGGTGGAGAACGAGATGTAGTAGAACGCCGGCGGGAAGTCGGCGAACACCGCGTGCGCGATCTGCGCGACGATCGTCTTCTGCTCGTAGCCGGCGGGCGCGCCGGCGAGCTGGCGCGCCGGGTCCTCGGCGAACTTGACGTCGGTGATCGAAGCCAGCGTGATGATGCCGACCAGCATCGTCACCGCGAGCAGGCCCATCATCAGCAGCGTGGTCGCCGCGTTCTTCGACTTGGGCTTCTGGAACGCCGGGACGCCGTTGCTGATCGCCTCGACCCCGGTCAGCGCCGCCGCGCCGGAGGAGAACGCCCGCAGCACCAGGAACCCGTACGCCACGCCGGCGAAGGTCCCTTCGGCGTTCAGCGTGAACCCGGCGCTCTCGGCCTTCATCTCGGTGCCGGTCGCCGCCTGGAGCAGGCCCCACGCGACCATGACCAGGATGCCCAGGATGAACCCGTATGTCGGGATCGCGAAGGCCTTCCCCGACTCCCGGATACCGCGCAGGTTCAACGAAGTCAGCACGACCACGATGACGACCGAGGCCAGTACCTTGTGCTGCGCCACCCACGGCACCGCGGACCCGATGTTGGCCACACCGGACGAAGTGGACACCGCGACCGTCAGCACGTAGTCGACGAGCAGCGCGCTCGCCACGGTCAGCCCGAACTTGCCGCCCAGGTTGGTGGTGGCGACCTCGTAGTCGCCGCCGCCGCTCGGGTAGGCGTGCACGTTCTGCCGGTAGGACGCGACGACGACGAGCATGACGACGGCGACCATGATGCCGATCCACGGCGCGAGCGCGTACGCGGACAGCCCGGCGACGCTGAGCGTCAGGAAGATCTCTTCGGGCGCGTACGCCACGCTCGAGAGCGCGTCGGACGCGAAGATCGGCAGCGCGATGCGCTTGGGCAGCAGCGTGTGGGACAGCCGGTCACTGCGGAACGGACGTCCGAGGACCAGGCGTTTCAGCACGGTCGGAAACTTCGACACCACGAAAGCCTAACCGTAGGGGGCACGGTAGGTTCGGCCCTGGCATGTCGGGGGTACGACGGACGGGTAAACCGCCAAGGAGGAGGCAGGGCGTGCACGTGGTGATCATGGGGTGCGGCCGGGTAGGCGCGTCCCTGGCCGCTGCGCTGGAGCGGCTCGGCCACGAGGTGGCCGTCATCGACAAGAGCCAGCAGGCGTTCCGCAGGCTGGGCAGCGACTTCCACGGCCAGCAGGTCGTCGGGGTCGGGTTCGACCGCAAGGTGCTGATCGAAGCGGGCATCGAGCGGGCGGGCGCGTTCGCCGCGGTGTCCAGCGGCGACAACTCGAACATCATCTCCGCGCGGGTCGCCCGCGAGAACTT of the Amycolatopsis sp. NBC_01488 genome contains:
- a CDS encoding APC family permease produces the protein MSKFPTVLKRLVLGRPFRSDRLSHTLLPKRIALPIFASDALSSVAYAPEEIFLTLSVAGLSAYALAPWIGIMVAVVMLVVVASYRQNVHAYPSGGGDYEVATTNLGGKFGLTVASALLVDYVLTVAVSTSSGVANIGSAVPWVAQHKVLASVVIVVVLTSLNLRGIRESGKAFAIPTYGFILGILVMVAWGLLQAATGTEMKAESAGFTLNAEGTFAGVAYGFLVLRAFSSGAAALTGVEAISNGVPAFQKPKSKNAATTLLMMGLLAVTMLVGIITLASITDVKFAEDPARQLAGAPAGYEQKTIVAQIAHAVFADFPPAFYYISFSTGIILLLAANTAFNGFPVLGSILAQDRYLPRQLHTRGDRLAFSNGILFLAAFALVLIIAFDAEVTRLIQLYIVGVFVSFTVSQAGMIRHWNRLLAKETDPAKRRRMRRSQTVNAVGLTCTGVVLVIVLITKFLLGAWIAIAAMVAIFVLMTAIRRHYDRVADELKELGDTPTVLPSRNHAIVLVSKLHRPTLRALAYAKAMRPDVLEAVTVNVDDADTRRLTAEWDAHNFKVPLKVVESPYREITKPVLDYVKRVRGDNPRNVVTVFIPEYVVGHWWEQVLHNQSALRLKGRLLFQPGVIVASVPWQLESSAKAAARIRNERPAAGDVRRGFSPNGKPIVTPKPKEPAE